A part of Aegilops tauschii subsp. strangulata cultivar AL8/78 chromosome 2, Aet v6.0, whole genome shotgun sequence genomic DNA contains:
- the LOC109780944 gene encoding uncharacterized protein isoform X1, translating to MEDLPPAPRRPLFDLNVAMEDFEEEEPQEVEEVVEVEEVVEEEEEEEEEEEEEQAPEEMIMEEETAVAPAEEEDAIVEKEVVEEVGVSGEGGENEGRRKKRKEYEVFVFGLPREAMEDDVAAALTEAGEVEEVRLVRDPVEPQLNKGFAFVRFAEVWQARWAANDLRTAMIKGKACGICKNNDNETLHLRNICFDWSKNDLAEKLKTFELENLEDINLIEHPDRKGRNRGYAFLDFSSHVDAVAGFLKLQKRDLFLGTDVRAQISFSNTISQDDKVMEKVKSVFLDGLPPHWDEDDVREKFGKFGEIDNIQLARNMFTAKRKDFGFISFTTRQAALDCIDMVNKGRFGEGSGKIRMKATLQRPKPTFKKPSWQGDNHMLGVRRGFIGKNYGDREPHPNRFRHLGPERRPYSNHSNYPGSRIREGYVGRLPPMAVDDGERPVSVREYRSYYRRDSTVPDPRHKYGRTHPGSRIREGYVESRYDNKYPKHKHAAYEASTMQGDEYSRSKYRHSYLERAHDESCPECIRGDHNSSAYQSGHYSSADKAGHHYQCENVDEFAATSGGSEKGYYNKTEHELTVASTSQVAPQRKEPYRGVEQELLPSSPAMCNCSECYKGQKSAAAPSSSQSEITSHSNPQVAAPHRRIAKPFHDQRSFVPDEYDEVEYTVRERRGRYLSARDGRKYSRQGR from the exons atGGAAGACCTTCCGCCGGCCCCGCGCCGGCCGCTCTTCGACCTCAACGTCGCCATGGAGGATTTCGAGGAGGAGGAGCCCCAGGAGGTGGAGGAGGTCGTCGAAGTGGAGGAAgtagttgaggaggaggaggaggaggaggaggaggaggaagaggaacaGGCTCCCGAGGAGATGATCATGGAGGAGGAGACGGCGGTGGCGCCGGCCGAGGAGGAAGACGCTATTGTGGAGAAGGAGGTCGTGGAGGAGGTGGGGGTGTCTGGGGAAGGAGGGGAGAAcgaggggaggaggaagaagaggaaggagtACGAGGTGTTCGTGTTTGGGCTGCCGCGGGAAGCCATGGAGGATGACGTCGCGGCGGCGCTCACCGAGGCCGGCGAGGTCGAGGAGGTGCGGCTCGTCCGGGATCCGGTGGAGCCGCAGCTTAACAAGGGCTTTGCCTTTGTACGCTTTGCCGAGGTTTGGCAGGCGAGGTGGGCTGCCAACGACCTCCGCACGGCCATG ATCAAGGGAAAAGCTTGTGGAATATGCAAGAACAATGATAATGAGACCCTTCATCTTCGGAACATTTGCTTCGATTGGTCAAAAAATGAT TTAGCGGAGAAGCTGAAAACCTTTGAGTTGGAAAACCTTGAAGATATCAATTTAATTGAGCACCCTGATAGAAAGGGAAGAAATAGAGGCTATGCGTTTCTTGACTTCAGCTCACATGTGGATGCTGTTGCTGGATTTCTTAAACTACAGAAAAGAGATCTGTTTCTTGGTACTGATGTTAGAGCACAAATATCATTTTCAAACACCATTTCACAAGATGATAAGGTTATGGAGAAG GTAAAATCtgttttcttggatggcttaccGCCTCATTGGGATGAAGACGACGTGAGGGAAAAGTTTGGAAAGTTTGGTGAAATTGATAATATACAACTTGCTAGAAATATGTTTACAGCAAAACGTAAAGATTTTGGTTTCATCAGCTTTACTACAAGACAAGCGGCATTAGATTGCATTGATATGGTCAATAAAGGTCGCTTTGGTGAAGGTAGTGGAAAG ATCCGCATGAAGGCTACTCTACAAAGACCAAAGCCTACTTTCAAAAAGCCTTCATGGCAAGGGGATAATCACATGTTGGGCGTCAGGAGAGGATTTATTGGCAAAAATTATGGTGACAGAGAGCCCCACCCTAACAGATTCAGGCATTTAGGTCCTGAAAGACGTCCTTATTCAAATCATAGCAACTACCCAGGGAGCAGAATTCGGGAAGGTTATGTTGGTAGGTTGCCTCCCATGGCGGTTGATGATGGAGAAAGACCTGTTTCAGTGCGAGAATACAGGTCTTACTACAGAAGAGATTCTACAGTACCTG ACCCCCGCCATAAATATGGAAGGACACACCCGGGGAGCAGAATCCGGGAAGGTTATGTTGAGAGTCGATATGATAATAAATATCCAAAACATAAGCATGCAGCATATGAAGCATCAACCATGCAAGGAGATGAATACAGCAGGAGTAAATATAGACATTCATACTTGGAGAGGGCACATGATGAATCTTGCCCAGAATGCATTAGAGGTGATCATAACTCAAGTGCTTATCAGAGTGGGCATTACTCCAGCGCTGACAAGGCTGGTCACCACTATCAGTGTGAGAATGTTGATGAATTTGCTGCAACCAGTGGTGGATCGGAGAAAGGCTACTATAATAAGACA GAGCATGAGCTCACGGTGGCTTCAACTTCTCAAGTAGCACCTCAGCGCAAGGAACCCTACCGCGGGGTG GAACAAGAATTATTGCCTTCAAGTCCTGCAATGTGTAACTGTAGCGAATGCTACAAG GGGCAGAAGTCAGCAGCAGCCCCTTCAAGCTCTCAAAGCGAGATAACTAGTCATTCCAATCCTCAAGTTGCTGCTCCCCATCGCCGGATTGCTAAACCTTTTCATGACCAGCGGAG CTTTGTTCCTGATGAGTATGATGAGGTGGAGTACACAGTCAGGGAGCGCAGAGGCCGATATTTATCTGCAAGAGACGGGAGGAAATACTCTAGGCAAGGACGATAG
- the LOC109780944 gene encoding uncharacterized protein isoform X2, which translates to MEDLPPAPRRPLFDLNVAMEDFEEEEPQEVEEVVEVEEVVEEEEEEEEEEEEEQAPEEMIMEEETAVAPAEEEDAIVEKEVVEEVGVSGEGGENEGRRKKRKEYEVFVFGLPREAMEDDVAAALTEAGEVEEVRLVRDPVEPQLNKGFAFVRFAEVWQARWAANDLRTAMIKGKACGICKNNDNETLHLRNICFDWSKNDLAEKLKTFELENLEDINLIEHPDRKGRNRGYAFLDFSSHVDAVAGFLKLQKRDLFLGTDVRAQISFSNTISQDDKVMEKVKSVFLDGLPPHWDEDDVREKFGKFGEIDNIQLARNMFTAKRKDFGFISFTTRQAALDCIDMVNKGRFGEGSGKIRMKATLQRPKPTFKKPSWQGDNHMLGVRRGFIGKNYGDREPHPNRFRHLGPERRPYSNHSNYPGSRIREGYVGRLPPMAVDDGERPVSVREYRSYYRRDSTVPDPRHKYGRTHPGSRIREGYVESRYDNKYPKHKHAAYEASTMQGDEYSRSKYRHSYLERAHDESCPECIRGDHNSSAYQSGHYSSADKAGHHYQCENVDEFAATSGGSEKGYYNKTEHELTVASTSQVAPQRKEPYRGVEQELLPSSPAMCNCSECYKKSAAAPSSSQSEITSHSNPQVAAPHRRIAKPFHDQRSFVPDEYDEVEYTVRERRGRYLSARDGRKYSRQGR; encoded by the exons atGGAAGACCTTCCGCCGGCCCCGCGCCGGCCGCTCTTCGACCTCAACGTCGCCATGGAGGATTTCGAGGAGGAGGAGCCCCAGGAGGTGGAGGAGGTCGTCGAAGTGGAGGAAgtagttgaggaggaggaggaggaggaggaggaggaggaagaggaacaGGCTCCCGAGGAGATGATCATGGAGGAGGAGACGGCGGTGGCGCCGGCCGAGGAGGAAGACGCTATTGTGGAGAAGGAGGTCGTGGAGGAGGTGGGGGTGTCTGGGGAAGGAGGGGAGAAcgaggggaggaggaagaagaggaaggagtACGAGGTGTTCGTGTTTGGGCTGCCGCGGGAAGCCATGGAGGATGACGTCGCGGCGGCGCTCACCGAGGCCGGCGAGGTCGAGGAGGTGCGGCTCGTCCGGGATCCGGTGGAGCCGCAGCTTAACAAGGGCTTTGCCTTTGTACGCTTTGCCGAGGTTTGGCAGGCGAGGTGGGCTGCCAACGACCTCCGCACGGCCATG ATCAAGGGAAAAGCTTGTGGAATATGCAAGAACAATGATAATGAGACCCTTCATCTTCGGAACATTTGCTTCGATTGGTCAAAAAATGAT TTAGCGGAGAAGCTGAAAACCTTTGAGTTGGAAAACCTTGAAGATATCAATTTAATTGAGCACCCTGATAGAAAGGGAAGAAATAGAGGCTATGCGTTTCTTGACTTCAGCTCACATGTGGATGCTGTTGCTGGATTTCTTAAACTACAGAAAAGAGATCTGTTTCTTGGTACTGATGTTAGAGCACAAATATCATTTTCAAACACCATTTCACAAGATGATAAGGTTATGGAGAAG GTAAAATCtgttttcttggatggcttaccGCCTCATTGGGATGAAGACGACGTGAGGGAAAAGTTTGGAAAGTTTGGTGAAATTGATAATATACAACTTGCTAGAAATATGTTTACAGCAAAACGTAAAGATTTTGGTTTCATCAGCTTTACTACAAGACAAGCGGCATTAGATTGCATTGATATGGTCAATAAAGGTCGCTTTGGTGAAGGTAGTGGAAAG ATCCGCATGAAGGCTACTCTACAAAGACCAAAGCCTACTTTCAAAAAGCCTTCATGGCAAGGGGATAATCACATGTTGGGCGTCAGGAGAGGATTTATTGGCAAAAATTATGGTGACAGAGAGCCCCACCCTAACAGATTCAGGCATTTAGGTCCTGAAAGACGTCCTTATTCAAATCATAGCAACTACCCAGGGAGCAGAATTCGGGAAGGTTATGTTGGTAGGTTGCCTCCCATGGCGGTTGATGATGGAGAAAGACCTGTTTCAGTGCGAGAATACAGGTCTTACTACAGAAGAGATTCTACAGTACCTG ACCCCCGCCATAAATATGGAAGGACACACCCGGGGAGCAGAATCCGGGAAGGTTATGTTGAGAGTCGATATGATAATAAATATCCAAAACATAAGCATGCAGCATATGAAGCATCAACCATGCAAGGAGATGAATACAGCAGGAGTAAATATAGACATTCATACTTGGAGAGGGCACATGATGAATCTTGCCCAGAATGCATTAGAGGTGATCATAACTCAAGTGCTTATCAGAGTGGGCATTACTCCAGCGCTGACAAGGCTGGTCACCACTATCAGTGTGAGAATGTTGATGAATTTGCTGCAACCAGTGGTGGATCGGAGAAAGGCTACTATAATAAGACA GAGCATGAGCTCACGGTGGCTTCAACTTCTCAAGTAGCACCTCAGCGCAAGGAACCCTACCGCGGGGTG GAACAAGAATTATTGCCTTCAAGTCCTGCAATGTGTAACTGTAGCGAATGCTACAAG AAGTCAGCAGCAGCCCCTTCAAGCTCTCAAAGCGAGATAACTAGTCATTCCAATCCTCAAGTTGCTGCTCCCCATCGCCGGATTGCTAAACCTTTTCATGACCAGCGGAG CTTTGTTCCTGATGAGTATGATGAGGTGGAGTACACAGTCAGGGAGCGCAGAGGCCGATATTTATCTGCAAGAGACGGGAGGAAATACTCTAGGCAAGGACGATAG